A segment of the Bordetella flabilis genome:
GCTGCCCCGGTTGTCCAGGCCGCCGACCTTGCGGGCGGGCGACTTGTCCGTGTCCAGGAACTTGCCGGTGGCTTCGTCCAGCGTCTTGGCCAGCACCTTGGCCTTGGCGTTCTTGTACACGTCGGCCAGGTGTTCCAGCGAGGCGGCCAGGGCCATGAATTCGCCCAGCGAATCCCAGCGCAGGAAGCCTTCCTCGACGAACTGCTGCACATGCTTGGGCGCCGAGCCGCCCGCGCCGGTCTCGAACAGGCCGCCGCCGGCCATCAGCGGAACGATGGACAGCATCTTGGCGCTGGTGCCCAGTTCCATGATGGGGAAGAGGTCGGTCAGGTAGTCGCGCAGCACGTTGCCGGTCACCGAGATGGTGTCCTTGCCCTCGCGGATGCGTTCCAGCGAAAAGCGCGTGGCTTCCACCGGCGTCATGATGCGCAGGTCCAGGCCCTTGGTGTCGTGGTCCTTCAGGTAGCGTTCGACCTTGGCGATGATCTGCGCGTCGTGGGCGCGGTTCTTGTCCAGCCAGAACACGGCCGGCGTGCCGGTGGCGCGGGCGCGATTGACGGCCAGCTTGACCCAGTCCTGCACCGGGGCATCCTTGGTCTGGCACATGCGCCAGATGTCGCCCGCCTCCACGGTTTGCTCCAGCAGCACCTTGCCGGCTTCGTCGGTGACACGCACCACGCCGTCGGCCGGCACCTGGAAGGTCTTGTCGTGCGAACCGTACTCCTCGGCGGCCTGCGCCATCAGGCCCACGTTGGGCACGCTGCCCATGGTCACCGGATCGAAGGGACCGTTCTTCTTGCAGTCGTCGATCACCACCTGGTAGACGTCGGCGTAGCTGCGGTCCGGGATGACGGCCTTGGTGTCGTACAACTGGCCGTCCGGGCCCCACATCTTGCCGCCTTCGCGAATCATGGCAGGCATGGACGCGTCCACGATGACATCGCTGGGCACGTGCAGGTTGGTAATGCCCTTGTCCGAATTGACCATGGCCAGTTGCGGGCGCTGCGCGTATTCGGCCTGGATGTCGGCCTCGATGGCGGCGCGCTGGTCGGCGGGCAGGGCGTTCAGCTTGGCGTACAGGTCGCCGATGCCGTTGTTGGGATCGAAGCCGGCCTGCTTCAGGGCGTCCGCATGCTTGGACAGGACGTCCTTGTAGAACACGGAGACCACGTGGCCGAAGATGATGGGGTCGGAGACCTTCATCATGGTGGCCTTCAGGTGTACGGAGAACAGTACGCCCTGCTTCTTGGCGTCCTCGATCTGGGCTTCCAGGAAGCTGCGCAGCTTTTTCTTGCTGAGCACGGCGGCGTCGATGATCTCGCCGGCCTTGACGTTGGTCTTTTCCTTGAGGACCGTGCGCGTGCCGTCGGCCGCCGTCAGTTCGATCTTCACGGTGCCGGCATCGGCGATCAGGGCGGATTTTTCGCTGCCGTAGAAATCGCCGCCGTCCATATGCGCGACATGCGACTTGGAGCCGGCGCTCCAGGCGCCCATTTTGTGCGGATGCTTGCGGGCGTAGTTCTTCACCGACAGCGGCGCGCGGCGGTCGGAGTTGCCTTCGCGCAGGACCGGATTGACGGCGCTGCCCTTGATCTTGTCATAGCGCGCCTTGACGTCCTTGTCCTTGTCGTTGGCGACCTCGTCCGGATAGTCCGGCAGCTTGTAGCCCTGTTGCTGCAGTTCCTTGATGGCGGCCTTCAACTGCGGAATGGACGCGCTGATGTTCGGCAGCTTGATGATATTGGCTTGCGGCGTGGTCGCCAGCTTGCCCAGCTCCGCCAGGTCGTCGGAGATCTTCTGCGCATCCGTCAGATACTCGGGGAAGACCGCGATGATGCGGCCGGCGAGCGAGATATCGCGGGTTTCGACCGTGACGCCCGACGAACGGGCAAACGCCTGGACGATGGGCAGCAGCGAATACGTGGCCAGGGCCGGCGCTTCGTCGGTCAGCGTATAGATGATCTTCGACGTGGTAGACATTTGCTCGTGAACCTCACTCTAACTATCGGGGGATGGCGGAAATTCTTGTCTTGCGGCCGGCGCGCCGATCCTTGTGGGGCGGGCGCCGCATCGCGTTCTCGAAGACGGTCGAGCACGATACGTGCGCGCGCAGCGCCGTGTTCGGGTCGGGCGGGAGGGGTTACAGAGTTTAGCACCGGCGTTCGGCGCGGCGGCAGCCGCCCGTACGGGCGGGTCGCCGACGGCGCAGTGAAAGCATTGTGGAGGAAATGCGCGAGGTGCCCCGCCCTGGTGCGCGGATCGACCCTTCTCGAGTGGCGAAAGGCCCGTTCGCGGGCCCTTTCAGGAACCGTAGCCGAGGGCTTTGCGCGCGGTATCCGGCGTCGGATGTCCCTCGAACAGCGCCCCCAGGGCTTGCCGCGCACGCGACAGCCGGCTCATCACGGTGCCGATGGGAACGGCCAGGACGTCGGCCGCTTCCTTGTAGCTCAGGCCTTCGATGGCCACCAGCAGGATCACCGCGCGCTGGGCTTCGGGCAGGCGCTCGATGGCGCGCAGCACCTGGCGGTGCAGGACTTCGGTCTCCGGATTGGCGCCGGATGGATCGGGCACCGTCTCCAGCAACTGGTCGTCCCATTCGACTCCGTTGCGGCTGCGGACCTTGCGCGCCCGCAGCTCGTTGATCCAGATGGAATGCATGATGGAAAACACCCAGCTCAGGGGCGAGGTGTCCTGCTGCAACTGATGCGCGCGTTCCAGCGCGCGCACGCAGGCGCGCTGCACCAGGTCCTCCGCGTCGTGCCGGTTGCCGGAAATGCGCAGCGCGAATGCCCATAGGCGCGGCAGCATGTCGACAAGCAGGCTGGGCAGATCTACGCCGGTCATCGACGTTGCTTCCTCGCTTCCAAAATAGGCGCCACGAATGCCGGCGGCCGGTTCGCGGCGCGTGCATGCGATCGATGCCGGGCCGGGTGCAGGTGGCGCGCAAGGCCTGCATGGGGCGGTTCAGGGACCGCGGGGCGGGCGCATGAAATCGACGGCAAGTTTACCCTCGAATAAAACGGAATTTCCGGTACGGCTCAGGTGTTTCACGTGGTAATGATTGAGGGAAGCGGACCCATGGCATGCTTGCAATATCGCGCGCGCCGCACGGGCTCATGGCGCTCGCGATGTTCAGCTCGCGGTCAGTCGGTATGCCTGCAAGGCGGGCGGCGACTATGATTGCGGCGGGTTCAAAGACGTGACGATGACGAGGACGCGCGGGAAGGCGTGATGATGATGACGCACGGGGTAGGAAGGGCGGCTTGCTGGAACATCGACAGAATGAGACGTTGGAGACCGCGGTTCAATGGAAGCCGATAATGCACTATTGATGGCTTACATCGACGGCGAGCTGGAAGCATCGGAACGCCAGGAAGTCGAGAAGCGCATCCTGGAATCGCCGGAAGTCGCGCGGCGCGTGGCGCAATTGCAGGCGTCACGGCAGGTCAGCCGCGACGCCTTCGCACGGCAGCAACTGCCGCCCGTGCCCGACAGCCTGGCGCGCAGTGTCGCGGCGCTGGCGCAGGCGCACCGCGAACGGGCGGCCAACGAGGACCCTG
Coding sequences within it:
- a CDS encoding RNA polymerase sigma factor; this translates as MTGVDLPSLLVDMLPRLWAFALRISGNRHDAEDLVQRACVRALERAHQLQQDTSPLSWVFSIMHSIWINELRARKVRSRNGVEWDDQLLETVPDPSGANPETEVLHRQVLRAIERLPEAQRAVILLVAIEGLSYKEAADVLAVPIGTVMSRLSRARQALGALFEGHPTPDTARKALGYGS
- a CDS encoding NADP-dependent isocitrate dehydrogenase, encoding MSTTSKIIYTLTDEAPALATYSLLPIVQAFARSSGVTVETRDISLAGRIIAVFPEYLTDAQKISDDLAELGKLATTPQANIIKLPNISASIPQLKAAIKELQQQGYKLPDYPDEVANDKDKDVKARYDKIKGSAVNPVLREGNSDRRAPLSVKNYARKHPHKMGAWSAGSKSHVAHMDGGDFYGSEKSALIADAGTVKIELTAADGTRTVLKEKTNVKAGEIIDAAVLSKKKLRSFLEAQIEDAKKQGVLFSVHLKATMMKVSDPIIFGHVVSVFYKDVLSKHADALKQAGFDPNNGIGDLYAKLNALPADQRAAIEADIQAEYAQRPQLAMVNSDKGITNLHVPSDVIVDASMPAMIREGGKMWGPDGQLYDTKAVIPDRSYADVYQVVIDDCKKNGPFDPVTMGSVPNVGLMAQAAEEYGSHDKTFQVPADGVVRVTDEAGKVLLEQTVEAGDIWRMCQTKDAPVQDWVKLAVNRARATGTPAVFWLDKNRAHDAQIIAKVERYLKDHDTKGLDLRIMTPVEATRFSLERIREGKDTISVTGNVLRDYLTDLFPIMELGTSAKMLSIVPLMAGGGLFETGAGGSAPKHVQQFVEEGFLRWDSLGEFMALAASLEHLADVYKNAKAKVLAKTLDEATGKFLDTDKSPARKVGGLDNRGSHFYLALYWAQALAAQTDDKDLQAKFAGIAKALADNEAKIVQELGAVQGKPVDIGGYYRPNPDKASKAMRPSATLNDALKSLSA